The nucleotide window TAATGGCTTTACGGGAAGTAGTACATCAGGACACGGTGATATTCTATCGCAGCAGATGGGTAATATGAATAATGCTTCAGGCGGAATGATGAATGGTAATGCTACTATTATGAATTCATCTGGAAATATGAGTGGGATGGGAACAATTGGTTATTCGCAAGCAGACAATAATGTAATGATGAACAATTTTTATCAGATGCAATTGCAAATTAACCAAATACAATTGCAAATAACTCAATTGCAACAAATGATGAATAGTACTGGAAGTATGCAAATGCAATCCTCACCTGCAAGTAATTCATCAGGTATGAGTGGAATGGGAATGATGAATATGGGAGGAATGTCTGGTGGAGGTACTGGAAGTACTATGACTACAACAATGCCAGCATCGGCTCCAGCTCCAGATCCAGCTCCAGCAGGGGGCGGTATGAGTATGCCGATGATGTAGATTTTAGTTTTGACGAATGAATAAGAACTATTTAAGAAAATGTAGTATTTCATATGTAATAAATTAAAAGCCCATATCCTAGGTTGAAAATCTAGTATAGGGCTTTATATAAATAATTAAATTGATTGCTACCTATTCCTCAATAACCAACTGACTTTCCTCATTAAAGAAAGTCTTATACCCCAAAGTAACCAATAGTATAACCGTTAATGCAACACTCCCAAGAATACCTAGCATAATGGCTATTTGATATTCGATAGCAGTGGTAGGTGCTGTGCCAGACAATATTTGTCCCGTCATCATCCCCGGTAAAAACACAATCCCCATACCCACCATAGAATTAATTGTTGGAAGTATAGCAGAATCAAAGGCGTTGTCCACGATTGCCTTAGTAGCCATCTTGGGAGTCGCACCTAGCATTAAAGCGGATTCAACAAGATGCTTTTGCGTATTCATACCATCTACTAGTCTTGATACTCCCAATGAAATCCCTGTCATTGAATTACCTATGAACATACCAGCGATAGGTATAAAGTATCTAGGATTATACCAAGGAGTGATATTCACTACAACAAATAAGAAATAGGTAAGACTTGATAATGTGCCAAATAGCATGGAAACAGCAATAATTCTTTTAAAGGATTTTGATAGTTTCGTTTTCGCTCTTTTATATATATTATGGATTGCAAATACTTCCATAAATGATATCGCCAATATTGTATAGACTGGATTAGCATTTTTAAATAAATAAACCAGAATATAACCGGTTAATATAAGTTGAACTGTCATTCTAACAGAAGAAATTAGTATTTCTTTTTCTCTGGAAATGCCCCTTGCTCTTACAATAAATAGTAAGATTACAATAAAAACATATGCAGCAACAATTTGCATCAATTTTAAATCTATTACTCCATCCATCGGCTAAACCTCCCCTTCATCAATGAGCATGCCATTTTTGATTTCAATAATTTGATCAGAAAAGTGATGGGCTACTTTTTTAGAATGAGTAACCATAATCAGCGTCTTATTATTATCTTTTGTATATTTTACCAAGGCCTCAAAAATCAAATGCTCTGTATCTTCATCTAGTGCAGAAGAAGGCTCATCTAACAATAGAACTTCAGGCTTTAGTAGAATTACCCTTCCAAGTGCTACTCTTTGTTTTTCTCCACCAGATAGTTTATCTGCATCTTCGTTTAAATCTTTTTTTAAATTCACAAGCTTTAATATTTCTATTAATTCATCATCTGAAACAAATGTCTTTTCAGCAAATTTCAGGCCAATCAATAGGTTGTCTTTTATGCTACCAGAAAAAATAGCAGGTGATTGTGGAAGCATAACAACATTTCTTCTTAGTTCAATAGAATTAATATCCTTAAGTGATTGATTGTCATAAAAAACTTCTCCACGATCACAGCTGATCAATTTATTTAAAAGTCTAAGGATAGTAGTTTTTCCACTACCACTTTCGCCGATAATACAAGTGATTTTGTTTTTGGGGATCTGAAGTGCTTTAATATCGATAATGTCTTTATATTTAACATCTTTAAGTACAAACATAAAAATGTCCTCCTTGTAATTAGTCTTTAATCTCTTTAAATAATTCATAGGCTTTTTTTCTTGCTTCTTCTAAAACAATATTACCCAGTTCGGTTATTTTGTAGTATTTTCTAATTTTTCCATCAACAGTAATTACCTCTTTCTGCAATAATGCGCTTTTTTGCATGCTGTGAAGTAAAGGATATAATGTTCCGGGACTCATATTATAGCCATGCTCCTTAAGCTCTTCTATCATCCAAGCACCATAAAAGGGGTTCTTTTTTGCATGATGAAGTATATGAATTTGAATAAAGCCTAAGAAAAATTTTCTTAAAATTTGGTCTTGCATTTTTATTCTCCTCTGTATATAATTAACATATCGAAAGTCGATATCAAGTTACGATATTAATATAACATATTTATTTATCTTTTTCAATAGTCTTTATTTTAGTATATACCTAACAATGAAAATGAAAGATAAACTTAAAAAAAGGGTAGAATAAACAAGGAAAGCGAGGTATTTTATGAAAGAAATAATTTTATATTTCCTTAAGATAGGGTTATTCGGATTTGGTGGACCCATGGCACATATCGCTATGATGGATGATGAATTGATTGAAAAACGAAAGTGGGCTTCAAAGGAAGAATTTTTAGATGGCTTAGCAGTTTGTAATATGCTACCAGGACCAGCATCAACACAATTAGGAATATATATGGGATACGTAAGAGGTGGGGTATTAGGTGGAATTTTGGCAGGAATAGCTTTTATTTTACCGGCTTTTTTAATAATCACGTTACTAAGCTTCTTATACTTCAACTACGGAGCAATTCCTCAAGTAAAAGGTATACTATATGGAGTAAATGCAGTAGTAATTGCATTGATTAGTTCTGCACTTTATAAAATGGGTAAGAAGTCTATTGATGATGTGAAAGGTACTTTAATATTTATTGGAAGCGCTCTTCTTATTTATCTAGTTAAGGTAAATATGATTCTGGTATTGATTGTCGGAGGTATACTAGGGATTTTGATTTATTATAAAAGTCAAAATAGTAAAATAAATTGTTTCATAGCTGTTCCTTTCGTTGCATTGGATTCAAGGCTACTGAGACTATTCGCCTTTTTTATTAAGGTGGGCTCATTTATTTATGGTGGAGGCTTAGTCGTCATACCTTTTATTGAACAAGAAGTAGTAGAAAAACTAGGGTGGATGACCCAACAAGAATTTTTAACAGGAATTTCTTTTGGACAAATTACACCTGGCCCAGTAGTGATTACCTCTGCTTTTATCGGCTACAAGGTATACGGTGTATTAGGAGCATTTGTTGCAAGCTTTGCAATTTTCCTGCCATCCTTTGCTTTTATTTTAATTGCGGCGCCCTATTTAAAAAAAGTAAAAAATATTCCATGGGTAAAAGCATTTCTAAAAGGAATCAATGCAGCAGTTATAGGAACTATTTTAGCATCAATACTAACCTTAATTCCGAATGCCTTAATTGATATATGGACTATTTTGATTGCTGTAGGTGGATTTATCGCATTATGGAAGTTTAAAGTTAATGTGTTTTATTGTGTAGGGGCTGCAGCAATACTAGGAGTAATTATCACTAATTTTATATAGTCATAAATGTAAAAAAGTGATATGATTATTCTACAAAAGAGTAAAATATGAGGAGGATACTATGAAAAAAATAAGAATATCAGCAACACTACTTATTATCATGCTTTTAA belongs to Firmicutes bacterium HGW-Firmicutes-1 and includes:
- a CDS encoding iron export ABC transporter permease subunit FetB, with product MDGVIDLKLMQIVAAYVFIVILLFIVRARGISREKEILISSVRMTVQLILTGYILVYLFKNANPVYTILAISFMEVFAIHNIYKRAKTKLSKSFKRIIAVSMLFGTLSSLTYFLFVVVNITPWYNPRYFIPIAGMFIGNSMTGISLGVSRLVDGMNTQKHLVESALMLGATPKMATKAIVDNAFDSAILPTINSMVGMGIVFLPGMMTGQILSGTAPTTAIEYQIAIMLGILGSVALTVILLVTLGYKTFFNEESQLVIEE
- a CDS encoding ABC transporter ATP-binding protein: MFVLKDVKYKDIIDIKALQIPKNKITCIIGESGSGKTTILRLLNKLISCDRGEVFYDNQSLKDINSIELRRNVVMLPQSPAIFSGSIKDNLLIGLKFAEKTFVSDDELIEILKLVNLKKDLNEDADKLSGGEKQRVALGRVILLKPEVLLLDEPSSALDEDTEHLIFEALVKYTKDNNKTLIMVTHSKKVAHHFSDQIIEIKNGMLIDEGEV
- a CDS encoding PadR family transcriptional regulator, whose protein sequence is MQDQILRKFFLGFIQIHILHHAKKNPFYGAWMIEELKEHGYNMSPGTLYPLLHSMQKSALLQKEVITVDGKIRKYYKITELGNIVLEEARKKAYELFKEIKD
- a CDS encoding chromate transporter, with amino-acid sequence MKEIILYFLKIGLFGFGGPMAHIAMMDDELIEKRKWASKEEFLDGLAVCNMLPGPASTQLGIYMGYVRGGVLGGILAGIAFILPAFLIITLLSFLYFNYGAIPQVKGILYGVNAVVIALISSALYKMGKKSIDDVKGTLIFIGSALLIYLVKVNMILVLIVGGILGILIYYKSQNSKINCFIAVPFVALDSRLLRLFAFFIKVGSFIYGGGLVVIPFIEQEVVEKLGWMTQQEFLTGISFGQITPGPVVITSAFIGYKVYGVLGAFVASFAIFLPSFAFILIAAPYLKKVKNIPWVKAFLKGINAAVIGTILASILTLIPNALIDIWTILIAVGGFIALWKFKVNVFYCVGAAAILGVIITNFI